The Hemiscyllium ocellatum isolate sHemOce1 chromosome 1, sHemOce1.pat.X.cur, whole genome shotgun sequence DNA window gactctgatctccatcatctgcagtcctcactttctcctcgttgttTATGCCTCATCCAGTCTCCGACGTACCACAGTTTCCATCAGTAGACATTGCAAAGTCTGAAGCCTTTGGCTCCACCATAAACTATATCCTCACCAGTTAATACTGCTTCATGGTTCAAGTTTACCAATGATTTACAATGTTGGTATCATATTATATCCTGAGACATGCTTCTGATTCATGATCCTATCTATCACATTATACCACAGACTTCCACTTCTGTAAAGTAACCTTGCTCTGTCCACTATCAACAGCACCTTACAACACTCATTCTCTACTACActgaaggacaggggcagcacacaGGACCATTATCATCTGCAACTTGATGGATGGAATatattttccctgggtggggagtCTCGAACTAGGGTACAGACTTAGGATAtagggtagatcatttaggactgagatgaggaaacttttTCTCAAAGATTGGCGAAACATAGAAACGTCgaaaataagtgcaggagtaggccattcagccctttgagcctgcagcACCTTTTAATATGGCTGATCATGCGACCTCAATattcccattcccactttctctccataccccttgattcctTGAGCCACAAGGGCCACGACTGCCTCCCCCTCGAATATTCTATTGAACCAGGCCCAACaccttcctgtgggagagaatgccagagattcacaactctgagtgatgaaattcttcctcatcacagtcctgaatggcttaccccttattctagACTGTGACCACCAGTTCTGGACTTCATCAATATTGGGAACATTTTTCTCTCATCGAGTATgttcagtcccatcaggattttatgtttcaatgagataccccctcattcttctaaattgcagCGAGTACAAGACCAGTTGATAGCTTTCCTCATATGTCACCCCTGccgtcccaggaatcagtctttgCTGGATtctctcaatagcaagaatgttttTTCTGAAATTAGGAAACtaaaaatgcacacaatactcaaggtgtggcctcaccatggCCCTGAATATCTGCACTAAGACCTCCTTACTCGGatactcaaattctcttgctatgaagccattagctttcctgactacctgctgtacctgcatgctaccTTTCAGCGACTGATCCACTATGACACCCAGGTTTCGTCACACCTCAGCTTTTCCTAAACTagtaccattcagataataatcctgTTTTTGTGAtcgaagtggataacctcacatttattgaatctgtggaactgtagaatcatagaatccctacagtgtggaaagaggccatttggtccatcaagtctgtaccaaacctctgaagagcatcctactctattcctgtaaccctgcatggctaacctgcacatctttgattgtgggtggaaaccagagtacccggcggaaactcacgcagacacggtgagaacatGCACACTTGACACAGTCAcctaagactggaatcaaacccaggtctctggcgctgtcaagcagcagtactaaccacaggCCATTGTGCTGCCTTTGTGTACCATAGCTGTGGAGACCAAAGTGACtgaatataatcaagaaagaggtGGATGACTtgttagattttaaaggcatcaacaGGTATAGAGAGAAAGCGGGAATATAGCGTTAAAATAGAAAATCAGCAATGATGATATTGAcaggcagagcaggttcaaagcCTGCTCCTAGTTTATGTTTCTAACTTAGCTTCCAAGCCATATTCCATCCTGACTTGAAGTGAAACTCTATTACTTCCTTACCTATCACCAGATCAAAATTCAGGAATTTCCTTCCTAATAACACTGAGTGCAcctgcactgcagaagttcaagcaTTTAACTGGCCACCAACTTCTTCACGGTATTAGAGATCCAGTTTAGGGAAGGTGGTGATGCAATGATAATGTCATCGGACTAATAACTCACAATCCCACATGAATGCTGTGGAGATTGAAAACCAATTTCCATCATGTGGTTAGTGGAATTTAAACTGATAACATTTAGAAATGAAAACTAGTCgagtaatagtgaccatgaaatgATTGCTGACTCTTGTATAATCCTACTTCATTgtctaatgtcctttatggaaggaaacttgcTGTCATTATTAAGTTTGGCCTACATGCGATTTTTTTACTGTCatgtgaaatgtctgaaaacgttgctcagttgtatcaaaccGCTGTGAAGTCGAAAAGAAGTTAAACCCATTTCCTAAAAACAATCCTTGAGACACCAATGCCACAGGAATTAgttgttcaagaaggtagcttaccatcaccttaagggcaattaggaattggTAATGCATATTGGCTGAGCCAGCTACACCCACTTACtgtgaataaatgaataaaatgtgCTTAAACTGATATGTAGCATGAAAATCCAACATTGAATAACTACTGTACCAACATATTTTTGAACAGGAGTTTCAACACCACATCTGTCACGACCTTTAAGATTAAGTTAATAGTTTGGATAAATTATAGAGTAAGCAGCTTAAAAGATTAATACTCTAAGAATTGATCCTATTTTAAACAAAATACGCGAAAATAGCTTGAAGATGTAATGAAGTTATTTTGTTTAAGAAGATGGATTCAACTGTTTAAAACTCAGACAAGTAGACTATGAATACCTTGCAGCTATTTTAATTTAATGAAACATTTCAAACGTAATTGGCTTCCATAATATTTTCCAGATACACTTCCCACTCCATTCATCAAAACTCATTTTATTATCTAATTTTTCATGTATTAGCATACATTCCTTTTCCCTTTATAAAGTAATTTGTATTACTTTTAGGTTGAATTTATACAATTTGTTTTCTTGTTTAATTCACTGCCAAGACAtgtctaccttgaagaagttttgttttttttttcaattattgaATTTCCGTTTGTCTCCTCTTCatttcctgtctccctaatgATGTTTCATCAAGTACTACCAAAACTCACTATCACATCTAAATTGTTGATTTGAATATCTGTCTCCTGATCTGACTTATTTTGCTTGGATCAAACTTACATTCCACCTTTCGTATTTCAAATCCAACCTTGATTACAGGTTATCTGTTCAAACATGTGCCATTGTCATCATGTGAACACTGTTGAACTCTCCCTTGGTAGCACGAATTCACTTTATTTCAAAATTGCCCTGGTCCACTTCTGCATTTCACCTTTCCACCACATtaacaaaattattttttctaCTTTCCAGATTTCAAGATTTTAAAGCtctgaggaacagagggatgtcGGTTTCTTGGTGCATTAAAAACAAAAAGTTAATATGCAGATTCAGCAATTAATTAGAAAGGCAATCTAATTTTATTATATATTGTAATGAAATATACAAGTAGGAGATATTTAACTACAGTTTTACAAGGCATTGATGAGGATATATCAACTGTAGTGTTATAGCTTTGgtttcattatttaagaaatgacATTAGAAACAGTTTAGAGAAGTTTCAGTctactgattcctggaatgaggaAGTTACCTTTATAAGGGAAGGTGGAGTAGGTTGGGTCTATATTCTTTGGAGGTAAAAGAATGAAAGGGGATCGTAATAGAACTGATACAATTCTGAGGAGAATTGAAAGGATTGAGAGGGTGTTTTCCTTGACTCTAAACTTAGGGAGCACAACCTAAACAAAAATCGATTTCCTGGGTACACACCACAGATTTTGTTTCGATGATCCTTTATATTACCTTCTTTCCTGTAGTTTAATTATTGTATTAGTCCTGTTTCCTGCTCATATCCTGAAATGCAAACTTTTGATTAACCTTGTTTTTAATTTCCACACTTCCCAACTTTCATGTGGATGCATCTTcagttctaactttcccttcctTAATGTCCTTATCTCCATTTCAGAGAAAAGCTATTGATCAATATCCACTATGTTTCTACTGACTACCACAGATAGCTTCTTCTTATTTTACTTCATGGAATGACTATGTTTCTAACTTTAAGTCATAGCTGATGATGACACTTACTACACCACTGTAaaagatattacataatgaatgGTGAACACAGGATACTAGTTTGAATGAAAATGTAAAAAGGCAAGTAAGGTATTGCATCTCCTGTACTGGAAGGTGTCATGGGCAAGAGAGTGATTATTGGGAGTAATTGAAAAGTGAACAGTGAGCGGAGAATGTATTTGATGGTGGTGTCACAGTGGAGGGGTTTAAAAATGATCTGTTGAATACAGAAACAAATTAATTGGGAAAGAAGACCAGGGGATTTCTGGATGGGTGGGAAAGAAGTGAGTTTGAAAGTGCAAGAAATGCAATAATATGGTAGAGGTTCCTGTGAACCATGGAAAGGAGTCCTCATTTGAGGAAAATAATCACAACTTTCTAAAAGAAAGCATGAAACCAAAATTTAGATGAGTTTGAACTGATTTCCTGtgtcttaatttttaaaatttcttcaggTATTTGTTCCCTGCACTGACTCTTGAGGTCATTGTCTATTCCACAAACAAGCTATCCACTAGAACATGTACAAAACTAGTGTGGATCACGTGCATCTTTTTGACATTTTATTTCTTCCAATTCTGGCTTAGTTTTTGTTGGAAAATGCTTCCACTTTGCTCTGGTTGGTAAGTATCTGTGTTGACCTGAACACATCAAGTGGGATCTCATGAATATAAGCCATGTCCTTCATTTATTTCATACTGCTATACTTTATATATAACAAAGACACTTGACAGAAACTGTTCTTAAACTTTCTATCTGCTCTCCACTCCTGACAATGTGAAACTATCATTACATGCATTTGTTTATTGCAGCTGAAATTCTGATTTGACGTGTTGACCAAGTTGGGCTGCAAATGTGGACACGTCATTACAACTGCTCAACCACCTTATAAAATGTTGAAATATGACTTCAATTTTAATTCAGAAAGCTAATTAATCATTGTGTATGAAGAAACGTAGGCATCTCTGTCAGACACACAATGGGTTATATAGCTTGAGGGGCTCTACTCTGCATCGAGCATGGGACAAGGAAAGGAGAAGGCATCCAAGACCTTCCACAGCCAATGCCAGTATTTAACTTGTGCTGTTGGTGTCATTCTGCACAACACTCTATAACCATTGAAGCGAGAATAATTATTAAATAACATGAGTAGTCTGAGCACCACATTCTCCAATGGCATTTTAAATAAGTGAAATTCCATTTATCTTGAAAATTAAAATGGCAAAAAAAGAGGGTTTGTGTTAGCAGACTTCTGAAGACTGCTAATTTATTGAAAATAACCTTGTTGCTCTTTTGTATTTCACAATAGTTCACTTACTTCTCTgaaaaaattattttattaagTGTTTGAAATTTTCTCACCTAGTTTAATGAAAAGTGTGTTGGTTATGTTTCTTTCAAATTACTCTTTAGTTATGATTATAAAATGtgatatttcttttcttttagtaTGATTTCTCTTTCGAGAAGAGGACCATAAAATGGGctgaagaaataaaacaaattaagGCTGCACAAGAGGCAGCTTGTTTAACAAGGGAAGTTTCTTCAGTGACTGCTGAATCTGAtgcactctctgagagaaaaagtgGAATCCAGTACAATGATGGACCACATTCTTCAGCATTTCCACTCACAATTAACCCTATACTTGCCAGTCTAAGGCACAACAATATTCTAACCCCAATGCCAGCGAATAGTAAAACTGTAACACAAAAAGACCCAAGTCCTCCTTATACAACTAAATTCAATCTTGCAGACTTTGAAAGTGAAGAGGATCTTTTTGATAAACTGGAGTTGAAAACGCTAAATGATAAGGAGGAACTCAAAAACATTCTTGAAGTTCAGGCAAGTTCACGACCAGTGATTATTTCACAATTggataatgacttggatgtgcaCGTTGTGGGGTCTACAGATGCATCACCAAGCTCAGAAGTGCAGGCCTCAACTGAGGAGGCTACCTCAGACTTCAAATCTCTTCACAAGCCAAATGGCCTCATAGATTTGCCACAGTTGGAGAACTGTGAAAAAGTGCCCTTCTCTGCCAAAGTATCTCTCTCATCTCCTTCAACTGTCAGCAATATCAAATCTCTGTCCTTTCCTAAACTCGACTCTGATGAAAGTGAGCAGAAGACTGCTAAGCTCACAGGTACTTTCCACAGCACAAGCCTACCTAATGGCACTTTGTTTAGTTCAATAAAGAACAATGAGCAGTACAAAGCTCGTGGTTTGAATGGGCATAACCTCCCTGTTATGCCCCTATGTTCTTCAAGGTTTGAACTTGGAATTGATAGTACTACAGCAGCGTTGTTGTCTTCCACATCAGATGTTTCATCTACTGCTGGAATCAAAAATTCATCTCAAATTGAAGCAAAACTGGTAAGATGgtgttttaaaattaattgcTTAGAAGTTGGTTGTAAATTC harbors:
- the ubap1 gene encoding ubiquitin-associated protein 1 isoform X2, producing MTDYSKVFRKIDYDFSFEKRTIKWAEEIKQIKAAQEAACLTREVSSVTAESDALSERKSGIQYNDGPHSSAFPLTINPILASLRHNNILTPMPANSKTVTQKDPSPPYTTKFNLADFESEEDLFDKLELKTLNDKEELKNILEVQASSRPVIISQLDNDLDVHVVGSTDASPSSEVQASTEEATSDFKSLHKPNGLIDLPQLENCEKVPFSAKVSLSSPSTVSNIKSLSFPKLDSDESEQKTAKLTGTFHSTSLPNGTLFSSIKNNEQYKARGLNGHNLPVMPLCSSRFELGIDSTTAALLSSTSDVSSTAGIKNSSQIEAKLVNSGNQPAEERFTINITDVSKKSECSDPLKSLTPSERQCAATIVNMGYSCENVIKAMQKRGENLEQILDYLFVHGRLCELGFEPALVEEGLEMYQCSEPKTLEFLNLMSKFREMGFARGDIKEVLVVHNNDQEKALEDLMTRAGTS
- the ubap1 gene encoding ubiquitin-associated protein 1 isoform X1, with the protein product MASRKSGSDFQNSGAAFSYLDDVPFKIGDNFKSPAKVGFPVGFCMTDYSKVFRKIDYDFSFEKRTIKWAEEIKQIKAAQEAACLTREVSSVTAESDALSERKSGIQYNDGPHSSAFPLTINPILASLRHNNILTPMPANSKTVTQKDPSPPYTTKFNLADFESEEDLFDKLELKTLNDKEELKNILEVQASSRPVIISQLDNDLDVHVVGSTDASPSSEVQASTEEATSDFKSLHKPNGLIDLPQLENCEKVPFSAKVSLSSPSTVSNIKSLSFPKLDSDESEQKTAKLTGTFHSTSLPNGTLFSSIKNNEQYKARGLNGHNLPVMPLCSSRFELGIDSTTAALLSSTSDVSSTAGIKNSSQIEAKLVNSGNQPAEERFTINITDVSKKSECSDPLKSLTPSERQCAATIVNMGYSCENVIKAMQKRGENLEQILDYLFVHGRLCELGFEPALVEEGLEMYQCSEPKTLEFLNLMSKFREMGFARGDIKEVLVVHNNDQEKALEDLMTRAGTS